One window of Nymphaea colorata isolate Beijing-Zhang1983 chromosome 1, ASM883128v2, whole genome shotgun sequence genomic DNA carries:
- the LOC116250069 gene encoding root phototropism protein 3-like, giving the protein MRASSDANTKQITVKKMLDFGSASKEMPLNCWFEDACVLDMDYFVKTLSGIKAKGVQPDLIGSIITHYASKWLPDLHPDSAAKTTNNSGHRSPENPTVSLMKKRFLVETLVSVLPPEVDAVPCSFMLRLLRSANLVGAEPGYRAELEKRIGHHLDQASLEDLLIPAFSHTCGTLLDVSLVLRLVKRFLSLEEGIKNGTALVKVAKLTDSYLAEVAIDSGLTVQEFEALAGALPFHARMTDDGLYRAVDTYLKAHPGVSKSERKRMCRLIDCRKLSLDACLHAAQNERLPVRTVIQVLLCEQAKINRHVNCSASFNGLSLSPGLGLDAPTRCQSKREAVAAGIYDARFMYSEIRRVKEEMMKLQAEFETMQVQVEKLVKKKSFFFPWRKSSSKGGGRGGMLMERIDESSSCGGRGHEFETQGATVGTPKGSSCDSKGTRGTLASKASKIRNSLSL; this is encoded by the exons ATGAGGGCCTCTTCTGATGCCAACACCAAACAAATTACAGTAAAGAAGATGTTAGATTTTGGTTCTGCCTCCAAGGAAATGCCACTGAATTGTTGGTTTGAGGATGCTTGCGTCCTAGACATGGACTACTTTGTCAAGACACTCTCAGGTATCAAGGCCAAGGGCGTTCAGCCAGACCTGATTGGTTCTATAATCACTCATTACGCATCGAAGTGGCTTCCTGATCTCCATCCAGATTCCGCAGCCAAGACGACTAACAATTCAGGCCACCGGTCTCCCGAGAATCCGACCGTGTCACTGATGAAGAAGCGGTTTTTGGTAGAGACTCTGGTGAGTGTGCTGCCACCTGAGGTTGACGCCGTCCCCTGCAGCTTCATGCTCCGACTTCTCCGGAGCGCAAACTTGGTCGGCGCTGAGCCGGGCTACCGAGCCGAGCTCGAGAAGCGAATTGGGCACCACTTGGACCAGGCCTCCCTTGAGGACCTTCTGATACCAGCCTTCTCCCATACTTGTGGTACCCTTCTTGATGTTAGTCTAGTTCTGCGGCTGGTGAAAAGGTTTCTGTCACTAGAGGAAGGCATCAAGAATGGAACGGCACTGGTTAAGGTGGCTAAACTCACCGACTCCTACCTGGCAGAAGTGGCCATTGATTCGGGCCTGACTGTGCAAGAATTTGAGGCACTGGCTGGAGCTCTCCCCTTCCATGCCCGCATGACTGACGACGGACTGTACCGTGCGGTGGATACATATCTCAAG GCTCATCCTGGAGTGAGCAAGAGTGAGAGGAAGCGGATGTGTCGGCTCATTGACTGCCGGAAGCTCTCACTAGATGCATGCTTGCATGCGGCGCAGAACGAGCGGCTGCCGGTGCGGACTGTGATCCAGGTGCTACTGTGCGAGCAGGCCAAGATCAACAGGCATGTCAATTGTAGTGCTTCTTTCAATGGACTCAGCTTGAGCCCTGGTCTAGGCCTAGATGCACCGACTAGGTGCCAATCTAAGCGGGAGGCAGTTGCAGCTGGGATCTATGACGCCCGGTTCATGTACTCAGAGATTCGGAGGGTGAAGGAGGAGATGATGAAGTTGCAAGCAGAGTTTGAGACAATGCAGGTGCAGGTGGAGAAgttggtgaagaaaaagagCTTCTTTTTCCCATGGAGAAAGTCCTCCTCAAAAGGAGGTGGGCGCGGGGGGATGCTGATGGAGAGGATAGATGAGAGCAGCAGCTGCGGAGGGCGAGGTCATGAGTTTGAGACACAAGGGGCAACTGTAGGCACGCCCAAGGGAAGCAGCTGCGACAGTAAAGGCACCAGGGGAACACTGGCAAGCAAAGCTTCCAAGATCAGGAACTCCCTGTCCTTGTGA
- the LOC116266757 gene encoding pentatricopeptide repeat-containing protein At1g15510, chloroplastic, translated as MAGIARMNSRAPPLHLLDLPLSTHHHLPFHPPILTFSRLPNKSRTLPCAARRRKEPSAAAEASSLSTAYDTDSHDLNSQLRQLCLLGRLDEAMQLLGSMREDRATVEEETFVSLVRLCEMKRALEHGETVHAHISASSSCVPLSLRLGNCMLSMYVRLGKVLNAWLVFGKMKERDVFSWNVMVGGYAKSGFLEEALNLYHQLLWVGIRPDVYTFPCVLRAIGGLPDLGRGREVHVHVIRFGFDAEVDVVNALITMYMKCGDFKSARRVFDGMPRRDRISWNAMISGYCENGLFESGLRLFSEMRVASVDPDVMTMTSVIAACTSLDDERIGREIHGFVLVTGMGVETSVQNALIQRYANVGRLQVGIEVFSRMNLRDVVSWTSLISGYIRNNMHDKAVEVYEEMRLVGVMPDEITLAMVILSCASVGFLEKGIQLHEFADKNGFTSCIIVCNTLIHMYSKLKSLDRAVKVFKEMQEKNVISWTTMIMGFHINHKSFEALNFFRQMLCKLKPNYVTVLVAISTCAKFGALKCGKEIHAYVLRNGFSFEGFLPNSLLDLYVRCSRMDTAYNLFSTMKCKDVAAWNTLIAGYARQGCGSEAISLFEEMKDEGVVPDEVTFVTLLCACSKSRMVNEGWQIFLNMTKEYSIIPTLKHYACMVDLLGRAGLLVEANEFIEKMPVKPDAAVWGALLGACRIHRCVELGEKAAHYILELEPHNIGYYILICNVYAEAGRWDEVAKVRRLMRDRGLSVDPGCSWVEVKGQVHAFLSGDRSHPLTREIHAVLNGFYERMEATGYKMNEVGLGSEIEGSKAEIFCGHSERLAVAFSLINTVPGTPIWVTKNLFMCRSCHDAIKFISRVVRREITVRDAEHFHHFKDGVCSCEDERYSGNSFV; from the coding sequence ATGGCGGGAATCGCTCGGATGAACTCCCGCGCGCCACCTCTCCACCTCCTCGACCTCCCACTCTCCACCCACCACCATCTCCCCTTCCATCCTCCTATACTCACCTTTTCCCGACTCCCCAACAAGTCTAGGACCCTCCCGTGCGCAGCTCGAAGAAGGAAGGAGccatcagcagcagcagaggCAAGCTCTTTGTCTACCGCCTACGACACCGACAGCCACGACCTCAACTCCCAACTTCGCCAATTATGCTTATTGGGGAGATTGGACGAAGCCATGCAGCTTCTTGGCTCTATGAGGGAAGATAGAGCCACCGTCGAAGAGGAGACGTTCGTTTCGCTCGTTCGGCTCTGCGAGATGAAGAGGGCACTCGAACATGGTGAGACCGTCCATGCCCACATCTCTGCTTCTTCTTCATGTGTTCCGTTGAGTTTGCGTTTGGGTAATTGTATGTTGAGCATGTATGTGAGGCTCGGGAAGGTTCTGAATGCTTGGCTTGTGTTcgggaaaatgaaagaaagggatGTGTTCTCGTGGAATGTTATGGTGGGTGGCTATGCGAAATCCGGTTTTCTGGAGGAAGCACTCAATTTGTACCACCAGTTGTTGTGGGTCGGAATCCGGCCGGATGTGTATACGTTTCCTTGTGTTTTAAGGGCAATTGGGGGACTTCCCGATCTTGGTAGGGGGAGGGAGGTTCATGTTCACGTAATTCGTTTCGGTTTTGATGCGGAAGTGGATGTCGTTAACGCTCTGATCACCATGTATATGAAATGCGGCGACTTCAAAAGCGCCCGCCGAGTGTTTGATGGAATGCCTCGGAGAGATCGGATCTCATGGAATGCTATGATCTCGGGATACTGTGAAAATGGTTTGTTTGAATCAGGTCTGAGATTGTTTTCCGAAATGAGGGTCGCGTCCGTTGATCCGGATGTGATGACGATGACTAGTGTTATTGCAGCTTGTACTTCGTTGGATGACGAGAGAATAGGGAGAGAGATTCACGGGTTTGTACTGGTTACAGGAATGGGTGTTGAGACTTCAGTCCAAAATGCACTGATTCAGAGGTACGCTAATGTTGGGAGGCTGCAGGTTGGGATTGAGGTTTTCTCGAGGATGAACCTTAGGGATGTAGTTTCTTGGACGTCTTTGATTAGTGGTTATATCAGAAACAACATGCATGATAAGGCAGTTGAAGTTTATGAAGAGATGAGATTGGTGGGCGTCATGCCTGATGAAATTACACTTGCGATGGTGATTCTTTCATGTGCTTCCGTGGGATTTTTGGAAAAAGGCATTCAGCTTCATGAGTTTGCTGACAAGAATGGGTTCACTTCATGTATCATAGTTTGTAATACACTAATACACATGTACTCAAAATTAAAGTCTTTAGATAGGGCAGTGAAAGTGTTCAAGGAAATgcaagagaaaaatgtgatatCATGGACCACAATGATCATGGGCTTCCACATCAACCACAAGAGTTTTGAGGCTTTGAACTTCTTCCGCCAAATGCTATGTAAGTTAAAACCGAACTACGTTACTGTATTAGTGGCAATCTCAACTTGTGCCAAATTTGGAGCCCTCAAGTGTGGCAAGGAGATCCACGCGTATGTGTTGCGGAACGGGTTTAGCTTTGAAGGGTTTCTACCTAATAGTCTTCTAGATTTGTATGTACGTTGTTCTAGGATGGATACGGCTTATAACCTGTTCAGCACAATGAAGTGCAAGGATGTGGCCGCTTGGAACACCTTGATAGCAGGTTACGCTAGGCAGGGTTGTGGGTCTGAGGCAATTTCTCTGtttgaagaaatgaaagatGAAGGTGTGGTTCCAGATGAAGTTACATTTGTCACTCTCCTCTGTGCATGTAGCAAGTCCAGAATGGTGAATGAAGGTTGGCAGATTTTCCTGAACATGACTAAAGAGTACTCTATCATTCCTACTTTGAAACACTATGCGTGCATGGTGGATCTTTTGGGTCGTGCTGGCCTTTTGGTCGAAGCAAATGAGTTTATTGAGAAGATGCCAGTCAAGCCTGATGCTGCTGTCTGGGGTGCTTTGTTAGGTGCCTGCAGGATCCATCGCTGTGTTGAACTAGGTGAGAAAGCAGCGCACTACATACTTGAATTGGAACCACATAATATAGGCTATTATATACTAATATGTAATGTCTATGCTGAGGCTGGTCGATGGGATGAAGTAGCCAAAGTTAGGAGGCTTATGAGAGACAGGGGACTAAGTGTCGATCCAGGTTGTAGTTGGGTGGAGGTTAAAGGGCAAGTCCATGCGTTTCTCAGTGGAGACAGATCTCATCCTCTAACAAGAGAGATCCATGCAGTCCTAAATGGTTTCTATGAAAGAATGGAAGCCACGGGATATAAAATGAATGAAGTTGGTCTCGGTAGTGAAATAGAAGGTTCTAAGGCTGAAATATTTTGTGGGCATAGCGAAAGATTAGCCGTTGCATTTAGTCTAATCAACACTGTTCCTGGGACACCTATATGGGTCACGAAGAACCTCTTCATGTGCAGAAGTTGCCATGATGCTATTAAGTTCATCTCCAGGGTTGTAAGGAGAGAGATCACTGTTAGAGATGCTgagcattttcatcatttcaaaGATGGAGTTTGTTCTTGCGAGGATGAACGTTACAGTGGCAACTCCTTTGTGTAA
- the LOC116266763 gene encoding uncharacterized protein LOC116266763, whose protein sequence is MEGDWKQAFDFNGFFVLPSELIENILFRLPLPEIICLSSACKGLNSMISSVEFRRNYNKLSSDNWIFVFKKQPFKKSTIFGFSSACNRWFRFPIAQLLEPVVPPGEDIYLLAASAGFFLFSLNNCQELVVTNPVSKSAQKIPTNPLGRRGTSSWRRPSMKLIGNRTSGSFKFMFIEDLGQGPVLYLYRSTTNMWNITEAQEMTRQVKENMVFLTAAHQLNETIIVGVSLETNVAASIYRPSSEDGSQGLSIGLLGAYMTGPLHIYGDGRLVVVRSESIDGRSRVIKEIEIWGLNLDGRKWKLFGRTPHSLLESVRKHFEVLTGRLEDREGVVRVILVSNLGGRWNMIWISYDSLKMDWHMAELPEFGMKGINIAGVAISSPPIL, encoded by the coding sequence ATGGAAGGTGACTGGAAACAGGCATTTGACTTCAATGGATTCTTTGTTCTTCCTTCTGAGCTCATTGAAAACATTCTTTTCCGGCTGCCATTGCCGGAGATTATTTGTCTGAGTTCAGCATGCAAAGGCTTAAATTCAATGATTTCCAGTGTCGAATTCCGGAGAAATTACAACAAACTCAGCTCAGACAATTGGATTTTCGTCTTCAAAAAACAGCCATTCAAGAAATCTACAATCTTTGGGTTTAGCAGTGCATGCAACAGGTGGTTCAGATTTCCGATTGCTCAGTTGCTGGAGCCAGTGGTTCCTCCAGGTGAAGATATCTACCTCCTTGCAGCTTCTGCtgggtttttcttattttctctcaaCAACTGCCAGGAACTTGTAGTCACCAACCCTGTATCAAAGTCCGCACAGAAGATCCCGACAAATCCGCTGGGGCGACGTGGTACGTCTTCTTGGCGAAGACCTTCAATGAAACTCATCGGAAATCGCACTTCAGGTTCATTCAAGTTCATGTTCATTGAGGACCTTGGCCAGGGGCCGGTTCTATACCTCTACCGATCAACCACAAATATGTGGAACATCACTGAAGCTCAAGAAATGACCAGACAAGTGAAGGAGAACATGGTGTTCCTAACTGCAGCTCACCAACTCAATGAGACCATCATTGTGGGAGTCAGTTTAGAGACCAATGTTGCTGCATCTATATACAGGCCAAGTTCTGAAGATGGCTCACAAGGCCTGTCTATTGGCCTTCTTGGTGCTTACATGACAGGTCCACTGCACATATATGGCGATGGCAGACTTGTAGTGGTGAGATCTGAATCAATTGATGGTAGATCAAGAGttataaaagaaattgagaTTTGGGGATTAAACCTGGATGGGAGAAAGTGGAAATTGTTCGGAAGAACACCACACAGTTTGCTTGAGAGCGTAAGAAAGCATTTTGAAGTCTTGACTGGTCGTTTAGAGGACAGGGAAGGGGTTGTTAGAGTCATTTTAGTTTCTAACCTTGGAGGAAGATGGAATATGATATGGATTTCTTATGACAGTCTCAAGATGGATTGGCATATGGCAGAGTTGCCTGAGTTTGGCATGAAGGGCATTAATATAGCTGGTGTTGCCATCTCTTCACCTCCCATTCTCTGA